A single genomic interval of Streptomyces graminofaciens harbors:
- the gyrB gene encoding DNA topoisomerase (ATP-hydrolyzing) subunit B — translation MLCQKGRFVADSGNPNENIPSTDAGANGEVTASYDASAITVLEGLDAVRKRPGMYIGSTGERGLHHLVQEVVDNSVDEALAGHADTIDVTILADGGVRVVDNGRGIPVGIVPSEGKPAVEVVLTVLHAGGKFGGGGYAVSGGLHGVGVSVVNALSSRVAVEVKTDGYRWTQDYKLGVPTAPLAKHEATDDHGTSVTFWADADIFETTEYSFETLSRRFQEMAFLNKGLTIKLTDERESAKATAGADEAGEDEKHEVKTVSYHYEGGIVDFVKHLNSRKGEAVHPSVIDFEAEDKDKFLSVEVAMQWNSGYSEGVYSFANIIHTHEGGTHEEGFRAALTGLINRYARDKKLLREKDDNLTGDDIREGLTAIISIKLSEPQFEGQTKTKLGNTEAKTFVQKVVHEHLTDWLDRNPVEAADIIRKSIQAATARVAARKARDLTRRKGLLETASLPGKLSDCQSNDPIKCEIFIVEGDSAGGSAKSGRNPQYQAILPIRGKILNVEKARIDKILQNQEIQALISAFGTGVHEDFDISKLRYHKIILMADADVDGQHINTLLLTFLFRFMRPLVEAGHVFLSRPPLYKIKWGRDDFEYAYSDRERDALIELGRQNGKRVREDSIQRFKGLGEMNAEELRVTTMDQDHRVLGQVTLDDAAQADELFSVLMGEDVEARRQFIQRNAKDVRFLDI, via the coding sequence GTGCTGTGCCAGAAAGGGCGCTTCGTGGCCGATTCCGGCAACCCCAACGAGAACATCCCGTCCACCGACGCCGGCGCCAACGGCGAGGTCACAGCCTCGTACGACGCCAGCGCCATCACCGTCCTCGAAGGGCTGGACGCGGTCCGCAAGCGGCCCGGCATGTACATCGGCTCGACCGGTGAGCGTGGCCTGCACCACCTCGTGCAGGAGGTCGTCGACAACTCCGTGGACGAGGCCCTGGCCGGGCACGCGGACACCATCGATGTGACGATCCTCGCCGACGGTGGCGTCCGGGTCGTCGACAACGGCCGCGGCATCCCGGTGGGCATCGTCCCCTCGGAGGGGAAGCCGGCCGTCGAGGTCGTGCTGACGGTGCTGCACGCGGGCGGCAAGTTCGGTGGCGGCGGCTACGCGGTCTCCGGCGGTCTGCACGGCGTCGGTGTCTCCGTGGTGAACGCCCTGTCCAGCAGGGTCGCCGTCGAGGTCAAGACCGACGGCTACCGCTGGACGCAGGACTACAAGCTGGGTGTCCCGACGGCTCCGCTGGCCAAGCACGAGGCGACGGACGATCACGGCACGTCGGTGACCTTCTGGGCCGACGCTGACATCTTCGAGACCACGGAGTACTCCTTCGAGACGCTCTCGCGGCGCTTCCAGGAGATGGCGTTCCTCAACAAGGGTTTGACCATCAAACTCACTGACGAGCGCGAGTCCGCGAAGGCCACGGCCGGTGCGGACGAGGCCGGCGAGGACGAGAAGCACGAGGTCAAGACCGTCTCGTACCACTACGAGGGCGGCATCGTCGACTTCGTGAAGCACCTCAACTCCCGTAAGGGAGAGGCGGTTCACCCGTCCGTCATCGACTTCGAGGCCGAGGACAAGGACAAGTTCCTGTCCGTCGAGGTCGCGATGCAGTGGAACAGTGGTTACAGCGAGGGTGTGTACTCGTTCGCCAACATCATCCACACGCACGAGGGCGGCACGCACGAGGAGGGCTTCCGTGCGGCGCTCACCGGTCTGATCAACCGCTACGCGCGCGACAAGAAGCTGCTTCGTGAGAAGGACGACAACCTCACGGGTGACGACATCCGCGAGGGTCTGACTGCGATCATCTCGATCAAGCTCAGCGAGCCGCAGTTCGAGGGCCAGACCAAGACCAAGCTGGGCAACACGGAGGCCAAGACCTTCGTGCAGAAGGTCGTGCACGAGCACCTGACGGACTGGCTGGACCGCAACCCGGTCGAGGCCGCGGACATCATCCGCAAGTCGATCCAGGCGGCCACCGCCCGCGTGGCGGCCCGCAAGGCCCGTGACCTCACGCGCCGCAAGGGTCTGCTGGAGACGGCCTCGCTGCCGGGCAAGCTGAGCGACTGCCAGTCGAACGACCCGATCAAGTGCGAGATCTTCATCGTCGAGGGTGACTCCGCCGGCGGCTCGGCCAAGTCCGGCCGGAACCCGCAGTACCAGGCGATCCTCCCGATCCGAGGCAAGATCCTCAACGTCGAGAAGGCGCGGATCGACAAGATCCTGCAGAACCAGGAGATCCAGGCACTGATCTCCGCCTTCGGCACGGGTGTGCACGAGGACTTCGACATCTCCAAGCTCCGCTATCACAAGATCATCCTGATGGCGGACGCCGACGTCGACGGCCAGCACATCAACACCCTGCTGCTGACCTTCCTGTTCCGCTTCATGCGCCCGCTGGTCGAGGCCGGACACGTGTTCCTGTCGCGTCCCCCGCTCTACAAGATCAAGTGGGGCCGGGACGACTTCGAGTACGCGTACTCGGACCGTGAGCGCGATGCCCTGATCGAGCTCGGCCGACAGAACGGCAAGCGCGTCAGGGAAGACTCCATCCAGCGCTTCAAGGGCCTCGGCGAGATGAACGCCGAGGAACTGCGAGTGACGACCATGGACCAGGACCACCGCGTCCTCGGCCAGGTCACGCTCGACGACGCCGCCCAGGCCGACGAGTTGTTCTCCGTGCTGATGGGTGAGGACGTCGAGGCCCGGCGCCAGTTCATCCAGCGCAACGCCAAGGACGTCCGCTTCCTCGACATCTGA
- the gyrA gene encoding DNA gyrase subunit A, which yields MADENTPVTPEPSEGETTVRIEPVGLETEMQRSYLDYAMSVIVSRALPDVRDGLKPVHRRVLYAMYDGGYRPEKGFYKCARVVGDVMGTYHPHGDSSIYDALVRLAQPWSMRMPLVDSNGNFGSPGNDPAAAMRYTECKMMPLSMEMVRDIDEETVDFQDNYDGRNQEPTVLPARFPNLLINGSAGIAVGMATNIPSHNLREVAAGAQWYLENPEASHEELLDALIERIKGPDFPTGALVVGRKGIEEAYRTGRGSITMRAVVEVEEIQNRQCLVVTELPYQVNPDNLAQKIADLVKDGKIGGIADVRDETSSRTGQRLVIVLKRDAVAKVVLNNLYKHTDLQTNFGANMLALVDGVPRTLSLDAFIRHWVTHQIEVIVRRTRFRLRKAEERAHILRGLLKALDAIDEVIALIRRSDTVDIARTGLMELLEIDEIQANAILEMQLRRLAALERQKIIQEHDELQAKIREYNEILASPVRQRGIVSAELAAIVEKYGDDRKTMLVPYDGDMSIEDLIAEEDIVVTVTRGGYVKRTKADDYRAQKRGGKGVRGAKLKEDDIVDHFFVSTTHHWLLFFTNKGRVYRAKAYELPDAGRDARGQHVANLLAFQPDEAIAEILAIRDYEAMPYLVLATKGGLVKKTPLKDYDSPRSGGVIAINLREKEDGSDDELIGAELVSAEDDILLISKKAQSIRFTATDEALRPMGRATSGVKGMSFREQDELLSMNVVRPGTFVFTATDGGYAKRTAVDEYRVQGRGGLGIKAAKIVEDRGSLVGALVVEETDEILAISLSGGVIRTRVNEIRETGRDTMGVQLINLGKRDAVVGIARNAEAGREAEEVDGDDAVDETAETVAPTGTDEGEVPSAE from the coding sequence ATGGCCGACGAGAACACCCCAGTCACGCCTGAGCCTTCTGAAGGCGAGACGACCGTGCGCATCGAGCCCGTCGGGCTCGAGACGGAGATGCAGCGCTCGTATCTGGACTACGCGATGTCCGTCATCGTGTCCCGCGCGCTGCCCGACGTACGCGACGGTCTCAAGCCTGTCCACCGCCGTGTCCTGTACGCCATGTACGACGGCGGCTACCGGCCCGAGAAGGGCTTCTACAAGTGCGCCCGTGTCGTCGGCGACGTCATGGGCACTTACCACCCGCACGGCGACTCCTCGATCTACGACGCGCTGGTCCGCCTCGCGCAGCCGTGGTCGATGCGGATGCCGCTGGTGGACTCCAACGGCAACTTCGGTTCTCCGGGCAACGACCCGGCCGCGGCCATGCGGTACACCGAGTGCAAGATGATGCCGCTGTCCATGGAGATGGTCCGGGACATCGACGAGGAGACCGTCGACTTCCAGGACAACTACGACGGCCGCAACCAGGAGCCGACGGTTCTGCCGGCGCGCTTCCCGAACCTGCTGATCAACGGTTCGGCGGGCATCGCGGTCGGCATGGCGACCAACATCCCCTCGCACAACCTGCGCGAGGTCGCGGCCGGCGCCCAGTGGTACCTGGAGAACCCCGAGGCCTCCCACGAGGAGCTCCTTGACGCGCTGATCGAGCGCATCAAGGGCCCCGACTTCCCGACCGGCGCCCTCGTCGTCGGCCGCAAGGGCATCGAGGAGGCGTACCGCACGGGCCGCGGCTCGATCACCATGCGTGCGGTCGTCGAGGTCGAGGAGATCCAGAACCGCCAGTGCCTGGTGGTCACGGAACTGCCGTACCAGGTCAACCCGGACAACCTCGCGCAGAAGATCGCCGACCTGGTGAAGGACGGCAAGATCGGTGGCATCGCCGATGTGCGTGACGAGACGTCGTCCCGTACGGGCCAGCGCCTCGTCATCGTCCTGAAGCGCGACGCGGTCGCCAAGGTCGTGCTGAACAACCTGTACAAGCACACCGACCTGCAGACGAACTTCGGCGCCAACATGCTGGCGCTGGTCGACGGCGTGCCCCGCACCCTCTCCCTGGACGCGTTCATCCGCCACTGGGTGACGCATCAGATCGAGGTCATCGTCCGCCGTACGCGCTTCAGGCTGCGCAAGGCCGAGGAGCGGGCGCACATCCTGCGCGGTCTGCTGAAGGCGCTGGACGCCATCGACGAGGTCATCGCGCTCATCCGGCGCAGCGACACCGTCGACATCGCGCGCACGGGCCTGATGGAGCTCCTGGAGATCGACGAGATCCAGGCCAACGCCATCCTCGAGATGCAGTTGCGCCGCCTCGCCGCCCTGGAACGCCAGAAGATCATCCAGGAGCACGACGAACTCCAGGCCAAGATCCGCGAGTACAACGAGATCCTCGCCTCCCCGGTCCGCCAGCGCGGCATCGTGAGCGCTGAACTCGCCGCGATCGTCGAGAAGTACGGCGACGACCGCAAGACGATGCTGGTGCCCTACGACGGCGACATGTCCATCGAGGACCTCATCGCCGAGGAGGACATCGTCGTCACGGTCACGCGCGGCGGCTACGTCAAGCGCACGAAGGCCGACGACTACCGGGCGCAGAAGCGCGGCGGCAAGGGAGTTCGGGGCGCGAAGCTCAAGGAAGACGACATCGTCGACCACTTCTTCGTGTCCACGACCCACCACTGGCTTCTGTTCTTCACCAACAAGGGCCGCGTCTACCGGGCCAAGGCGTACGAACTGCCGGATGCCGGGCGTGACGCGCGTGGACAGCACGTCGCCAACCTGCTGGCCTTCCAGCCGGACGAGGCCATCGCCGAGATCCTCGCGATCCGCGACTACGAGGCCATGCCCTACCTGGTGCTCGCCACCAAGGGTGGTCTTGTGAAGAAGACGCCTCTGAAGGATTACGATTCGCCCCGTTCCGGCGGTGTCATCGCGATCAACCTCCGTGAAAAGGAGGACGGTTCCGATGACGAACTGATCGGAGCCGAACTCGTCTCGGCCGAGGATGACATCCTTCTGATCAGCAAGAAGGCCCAGTCGATCCGCTTCACGGCGACGGACGAGGCGCTGCGGCCCATGGGCCGTGCCACCTCGGGTGTCAAGGGCATGAGTTTCCGTGAGCAGGACGAGCTGCTCTCGATGAATGTTGTTCGACCCGGTACGTTCGTGTTCACTGCTACGGACGGTGGGTACGCGAAGCGGACCGCCGTCGACGAGTACCGCGTCCAGGGTCGCGGTGGCCTCGGTATCAAGGCCGCCAAGATCGTGGAGGACCGCGGTTCGCTGGTCGGCGCGCTGGTGGTCGAGGAGACCGACGAGATCCTCGCCATCTCACTGTCGGGCGGTGTGATTCGTACGCGGGTCAATGAGATCAGGGAGACGGGCCGTGACACCATGGGCGTCCAACTGATCAACCTGGGCAAGCGCGATGCCGTGGTCGGTATCGCTCGTAACGCCGAGGCGGGGCGGGAGGCGGAGGAGGTCGACGGCGACGACGCCGTGGACGAGACCGCCGAGACCGTCGCGCCCACCGGCACGGACGAGGGTGAGGTGCCCTCGGCCGAGTAG
- a CDS encoding DUF3566 domain-containing protein, with the protein MSGATGAGSSGTSTGNSAGKDTDGRGRGSAAPAADTHTTQLKAIKPNTTGSAVPSSSSSPDGRGSQASQGGTVTDTRGPQSRQYAPPTGPGAAPAGAPGGAQPQPHVQAQAQAGGSALPGERQPQQQGPYHPPNAYQPTPEGSERKPRTGARTAPRTRKARLRVAKADPWSVMKVSFLLSIALGICTIVAAAVLWMVMNAMGVFSTVGATISEATGSNESNGFDLQSFLSLPNVLVFTAIIAVIDVVLATALATLGAFIYNLSAGFVGGIELTLAEDE; encoded by the coding sequence GTGAGCGGAGCCACGGGCGCCGGATCGTCCGGTACGTCCACCGGTAATTCGGCCGGTAAGGACACGGACGGCCGCGGCCGTGGCTCCGCCGCGCCCGCGGCGGATACGCATACGACGCAACTGAAGGCGATCAAGCCGAACACGACCGGTTCGGCGGTGCCTTCGTCCTCGTCCTCGCCCGACGGGCGGGGATCCCAGGCATCCCAGGGGGGAACGGTGACGGACACCCGAGGTCCGCAGAGCCGCCAGTACGCGCCGCCGACAGGCCCGGGCGCGGCGCCGGCCGGAGCGCCGGGCGGGGCTCAGCCCCAGCCTCATGTCCAGGCCCAGGCGCAGGCCGGCGGGTCGGCGCTGCCCGGGGAGCGGCAGCCTCAGCAGCAGGGGCCGTACCACCCGCCGAACGCCTACCAGCCGACGCCCGAGGGTTCGGAGCGCAAGCCGCGCACGGGAGCGCGTACGGCGCCTCGTACGCGCAAGGCGCGCCTGCGGGTGGCGAAGGCCGACCCGTGGTCCGTGATGAAGGTCAGCTTCCTGCTCTCCATCGCGCTCGGCATCTGCACGATCGTCGCAGCCGCGGTGCTGTGGATGGTCATGAACGCGATGGGCGTGTTCTCCACGGTCGGCGCCACGATCTCCGAGGCGACCGGCTCGAACGAGTCCAACGGCTTCGACCTGCAGTCCTTCCTGTCGCTGCCCAACGTGCTGGTCTTCACGGCGATCATCGCCGTCATCGACGTGGTCCTCGCTACCGCCCTCGCCACCCTCGGCGCCTTCATCTACAACCTCTCCGCGGGCTTCGTGGGCGGCATCGAGCTGACGCTGGCGGAGGACGAGTAG
- a CDS encoding AAA family ATPase: protein MEALSPDSGARTAFAECLALLYKEAGNPPLKSVAEAVVRLQRVDERGRPVRVSAQRISDWRRAKNVPAQFTALAAVLHILIPEARRARPTPVSKGLYDLAQWQRLWERAVADGPSSTATSTPASPSAAPTGTEAGPPVESPAVPGVCPYRGLASYRRQDARWFFGRERSTEALVAQLRAVERTGGLVVLVGASGAGKSSLLHAGLVPALRNGALRGSTLGGGDADADGAGRAGEMLQLVPGADPLTELTRRIPELAAVVPAAQDTEEPTAEAPNSPESGTPRPHPPHPGAPQPDAPHPHAPQPGTPQFARAVREAFATWARRQAPATTRPILIVDQFEEAFTLCADKTARRTFIQLLHAACTPAAIDEPAPVRVVLGIRADFYDQCLSHPELADALQHRHMVLGPLTTAELREAVTGPAKAVGLELEPGLAELIVREVSADGPRGGGTSRAFRAVGEHDAGVLPLLSHALLATWQRRKAGRLTLAGYRAAGGIQGAVAATAERAWSGLDPAARTAARLLLLRLVRLGEDTQATRRRGTRRQLAAESTDPGKTEESLEALVRARLVTLDAETVEITHEALLHAWPRLRDWIDEDRSGNLLRQRLEEDGRAWEGSNRDSSLLYRGSRLEQARSWAKSAGDPFLTRSAVDFLAASVRLRKRTVWISRSAVSALVVLAMLAVSAAVVAWQQRNDAVFEQVVAEADRVQYTDPSLSAQLDLVAHGLRPDDAGTNNRLISIVNAPLATPLRGHTGAVYLTSFSPDGRLLATASYDRTVRLWDVSDPGHPTRLGKPLTGHTSWVSSAVFSPDGRTLASAGDDGTIRLWDVSDPGHPTRLGKPLTGHTGTIYLLAFSPDGRTLASAGEDHTVRLWNLNRPNRPTPLPTLTGHTAAVRSVAFSPDGHTLAAGGDDNTIRLWNTADPRRPEPFDDVLTGHTDTVHSVAFSPDGRTLASGSADDTVRLWNVAVPNRADRLGAPLTGHTGPVWSVAFNPDGTMLAAGSADSTASLWNVSDPAYPSQVGEPLAGASGEMYAVGFSPDGRTLATGSGDSKVRLWSVPTSDMVGRSGAFRPDGQVLATAGRDGRIRLWNVEKPGRPTLLCDPFMAGDGGDRSMAFSPDGRTLAVLTAKRTVHLWNVTDPSHPVSYGPPLTLRTRFMGPDALAFSPDGRTLATAYDDRTIRLWNVADPAHAVPLGAPLTGHKGYVNALAYSPDDHTLASGSADGTVRLWNVEDPARPVPLGAPLKDHSPVNVLAYSPDGRTLAAGSDDDTVRLWNTADGGASPLGSPLTGHTEAVVSLTFSQDGDTLASGGNDNTVRLWDVSAPSEAAPIGQSMSPNAKTGNFLSFSPRTNMLGVSSGTDTVRLWNLNVDTAIDHICSTTRGVLTRDKWREYLPRLSYEPPCDT from the coding sequence GTGGAGGCCTTGAGTCCCGACTCAGGGGCACGCACAGCCTTCGCGGAATGTCTCGCGCTGCTGTACAAGGAGGCCGGCAACCCTCCGCTCAAGAGCGTCGCCGAGGCGGTCGTCCGGCTTCAGCGGGTCGACGAACGAGGGCGTCCCGTACGGGTCTCCGCCCAGCGGATCAGCGACTGGCGCCGGGCCAAGAACGTACCCGCACAGTTCACCGCCCTCGCCGCGGTACTGCACATCCTGATCCCCGAGGCCCGGCGCGCACGTCCCACCCCGGTCTCCAAGGGTCTGTACGACCTGGCCCAGTGGCAGCGCCTGTGGGAGCGCGCGGTCGCCGACGGCCCCTCCTCGACGGCAACCTCGACCCCGGCGTCCCCGTCCGCGGCACCCACGGGAACGGAAGCAGGGCCTCCGGTCGAGTCCCCGGCCGTCCCCGGCGTGTGCCCGTACCGGGGCCTGGCCTCGTACCGCCGGCAGGACGCCCGCTGGTTCTTCGGCCGGGAGCGGAGCACGGAGGCCCTCGTCGCCCAGCTCCGCGCCGTGGAGAGGACCGGCGGCCTGGTCGTGCTCGTGGGCGCCTCAGGAGCGGGAAAGTCCTCCCTGCTGCACGCCGGCCTCGTGCCCGCTCTCCGCAACGGCGCGCTCCGCGGCAGCACCCTGGGCGGCGGCGACGCGGACGCCGACGGCGCCGGCCGGGCGGGGGAGATGCTCCAGCTCGTACCAGGAGCCGACCCCCTCACGGAGCTGACGCGCCGCATACCCGAGCTCGCGGCCGTAGTCCCCGCCGCACAAGACACGGAAGAACCGACGGCCGAAGCGCCCAACTCCCCGGAATCAGGCACTCCGCGCCCGCACCCGCCACACCCCGGCGCCCCGCAGCCCGACGCTCCACACCCCCACGCCCCGCAGCCCGGCACCCCCCAGTTCGCCCGAGCCGTCCGCGAGGCCTTCGCCACCTGGGCCCGGCGCCAGGCCCCCGCCACCACCCGCCCCATCCTCATAGTCGATCAATTCGAAGAGGCGTTCACCCTCTGCGCCGACAAGACCGCACGCCGCACCTTCATCCAGCTCCTCCACGCCGCCTGCACCCCCGCCGCCATCGATGAACCGGCCCCCGTACGCGTGGTCCTGGGCATCCGCGCCGACTTCTACGACCAGTGCCTCAGCCACCCCGAACTGGCCGACGCCCTCCAGCACCGCCACATGGTCCTCGGCCCCCTGACCACCGCAGAACTGCGCGAGGCCGTCACCGGTCCCGCCAAGGCGGTCGGCCTGGAACTCGAACCGGGGCTCGCGGAGCTGATCGTCCGGGAGGTGAGCGCCGACGGCCCGCGCGGTGGGGGTACCTCCCGCGCTTTTCGAGCTGTGGGGGAGCACGACGCGGGCGTACTGCCCCTCCTCTCGCACGCCCTCCTCGCCACCTGGCAGCGCCGCAAGGCGGGCCGGCTGACGCTGGCCGGCTATCGCGCGGCGGGCGGCATCCAGGGGGCGGTCGCGGCGACCGCCGAGCGCGCATGGTCCGGCCTGGACCCGGCGGCGCGTACGGCCGCCCGGCTGCTCCTCCTGAGGCTGGTCCGGCTCGGCGAGGACACCCAGGCCACCCGCAGGCGAGGCACGCGCCGTCAGTTGGCGGCGGAGTCGACCGACCCCGGCAAGACCGAGGAGTCCCTCGAAGCACTCGTCCGCGCCCGGCTGGTGACGCTCGACGCGGAGACCGTGGAGATCACCCACGAGGCCCTGCTGCACGCCTGGCCAAGGCTGCGCGACTGGATCGACGAGGACCGGAGCGGCAATCTGCTGCGCCAGCGGCTGGAGGAGGACGGCCGGGCCTGGGAGGGCTCGAACCGGGACTCGTCCCTCCTCTACCGGGGTTCACGGCTGGAGCAGGCCCGCAGCTGGGCGAAGTCCGCCGGGGACCCCTTCCTGACCCGCAGCGCGGTCGACTTCCTGGCAGCTTCGGTCAGACTCCGTAAACGAACGGTCTGGATCAGCCGTAGCGCGGTCTCGGCCCTGGTCGTGCTGGCGATGCTCGCCGTCAGCGCGGCGGTGGTCGCCTGGCAGCAGCGCAACGACGCCGTGTTCGAACAGGTGGTCGCCGAAGCCGATCGTGTGCAGTACACGGACCCGTCCCTGTCCGCCCAGCTCGACCTGGTCGCGCACGGTCTGCGCCCGGACGACGCCGGCACGAACAACCGGCTGATCTCGATCGTCAACGCACCCCTGGCCACCCCGCTCCGCGGCCACACCGGCGCCGTCTACCTCACCTCGTTCAGCCCGGACGGCCGCCTCCTGGCCACCGCGAGCTACGACCGGACCGTACGCCTCTGGGACGTCAGCGACCCGGGCCACCCCACCCGGCTGGGCAAACCCCTCACCGGCCACACCAGCTGGGTGAGCAGCGCGGTCTTCAGCCCCGACGGCCGCACCCTGGCCTCCGCGGGCGACGACGGCACGATCCGCCTGTGGGACGTGAGCGACCCCGGCCACCCCACGCGCCTCGGCAAACCCCTCACCGGCCACACCGGCACGATCTACCTGCTCGCCTTCAGCCCGGACGGCCGCACCCTGGCCTCAGCGGGCGAGGACCACACCGTACGGCTGTGGAACCTGAACCGCCCGAACCGGCCGACTCCGCTCCCCACACTGACCGGCCACACCGCGGCCGTACGTTCGGTGGCGTTCAGCCCCGACGGCCACACCCTCGCGGCCGGCGGCGACGACAACACGATCCGCCTCTGGAACACCGCGGACCCGCGCCGACCCGAGCCGTTCGACGACGTCCTGACCGGCCACACGGACACGGTCCACTCGGTGGCCTTCAGCCCCGACGGCCGCACGCTCGCCAGCGGCAGCGCGGACGACACGGTACGGCTGTGGAACGTGGCCGTACCGAACCGTGCCGACCGGCTCGGCGCCCCGCTCACCGGCCACACCGGCCCCGTGTGGTCGGTGGCGTTCAACCCCGACGGGACCATGCTCGCGGCGGGCAGCGCCGACAGCACGGCCAGCCTGTGGAACGTCAGCGACCCGGCGTACCCGTCCCAGGTCGGCGAGCCCCTCGCGGGCGCCAGCGGCGAGATGTACGCCGTGGGCTTCAGCCCCGACGGCCGCACCCTCGCCACCGGGAGCGGTGACAGCAAGGTGCGCCTGTGGTCGGTCCCCACGTCGGACATGGTCGGCCGGAGCGGAGCGTTCCGCCCCGACGGGCAGGTGCTGGCCACGGCCGGCCGCGACGGCAGGATCCGCCTGTGGAACGTGGAGAAGCCCGGCCGTCCCACACTGCTGTGCGACCCGTTCATGGCGGGGGACGGCGGCGACCGCTCGATGGCGTTCTCCCCCGACGGCCGCACCCTCGCCGTACTGACGGCGAAGCGAACGGTGCACCTGTGGAACGTGACGGACCCGTCCCACCCCGTCTCCTACGGCCCGCCCCTCACCCTGCGCACCCGCTTCATGGGCCCCGACGCCCTGGCCTTCTCCCCCGACGGCCGCACCCTCGCGACGGCCTACGACGACCGCACGATCCGCCTGTGGAACGTCGCGGACCCCGCCCACGCCGTCCCGCTCGGAGCCCCCCTCACCGGCCACAAGGGCTACGTCAACGCGCTCGCCTACAGCCCCGACGACCACACGCTCGCCAGCGGCAGCGCGGACGGCACCGTACGGCTGTGGAACGTCGAGGACCCCGCCCGCCCCGTCCCGCTCGGCGCGCCCCTCAAGGACCACAGCCCCGTCAACGTGCTCGCCTACAGCCCGGACGGGCGCACACTGGCCGCCGGCAGCGACGACGACACGGTCCGCCTCTGGAACACGGCCGACGGCGGGGCGAGTCCGCTGGGCTCCCCGCTGACCGGCCACACCGAGGCGGTGGTGTCCCTGACGTTCAGCCAGGACGGCGACACCCTGGCCAGCGGCGGCAACGACAACACCGTTCGCCTCTGGGACGTCTCGGCCCCCTCCGAGGCCGCCCCCATAGGCCAGTCCATGAGCCCCAACGCCAAGACGGGCAACTTCCTGTCCTTCAGCCCCAGGACCAACATGCTCGGAGTCTCCAGCGGCACGGACACCGTCCGACTCTGGAATCTGAACGTCGACACGGCCATCGACCACATCTGCTCGACGACTCGGGGCGTCCTCACCAGGGACAAATGGCGGGAGTATCTGCCGCGTCTGTCGTACGAGCCGCCGTGCGACACATGA
- a CDS encoding glycosyltransferase family 2 protein: MSRRVIIVTAVHAPSAPFLAEAYKSLCAQELPTGEERGGGWEWHWVIQEDGRTDSVAPHVPDDDRVTFRQGRPGGPGVARTIALAHVEGEYVKVLDADDQLTPGALARDLAVLEGDPGIGWTTSRVLDLLPDGSTVGFPGDPDHGPIERGAVLDHWSANDFRAQVHPATLFVRRDLLLALGGWMALPASEDTGLLLALNAVSRGWFSEEVGLLYRKWDGQATGQAAHVDTAERNARMAVVEARARALAGLGWRCPAGRGGGV; encoded by the coding sequence GTGAGCCGGCGCGTCATCATCGTCACCGCCGTCCACGCGCCCTCCGCGCCGTTCCTGGCGGAGGCCTACAAGTCCCTGTGCGCACAGGAGTTGCCGACCGGCGAGGAAAGGGGCGGCGGCTGGGAGTGGCACTGGGTCATCCAGGAGGACGGCCGTACGGACTCCGTCGCTCCGCATGTCCCCGACGACGACCGGGTGACCTTCCGGCAGGGGCGCCCCGGTGGCCCCGGCGTCGCCCGCACCATCGCCCTCGCACACGTCGAGGGCGAGTACGTGAAAGTCCTGGACGCCGACGACCAGTTGACCCCCGGTGCGCTCGCCCGCGACCTGGCCGTACTCGAAGGCGACCCCGGCATCGGCTGGACGACCTCACGCGTCCTGGACCTGCTGCCGGACGGCTCCACCGTCGGCTTCCCGGGCGACCCGGACCATGGACCGATCGAGCGGGGAGCCGTACTGGACCACTGGTCGGCGAACGATTTCCGTGCGCAGGTGCACCCGGCGACGCTGTTCGTCCGCCGGGATCTGCTGCTCGCCCTCGGCGGCTGGATGGCACTGCCGGCGTCCGAGGACACCGGACTGCTGCTCGCGCTCAACGCCGTCAGCCGCGGGTGGTTCTCGGAGGAGGTTGGGCTGCTGTACCGGAAGTGGGACGGGCAGGCCACCGGCCAGGCCGCCCACGTCGACACCGCCGAGCGGAACGCCCGCATGGCCGTGGTGGAGGCCCGGGCACGGGCGCTCGCGGGTCTCGGGTGGCGTTGTCCGGCGGGGCGGGGTGGTGGGGTTTGA